A stretch of Pseudomonas taetrolens DNA encodes these proteins:
- the aat gene encoding leucyl/phenylalanyl-tRNA--protein transferase produces the protein MLTWLKRDTLTFPPLNKAMREPNGLLAAGGDLSADRLIQAYRHGCFPWFSEGQPILWWSPDPRTVLFPEELHVSRSLGKLLRQQRYDVSFDRDFATVIRACAAPRAHADGTWITDDMQAAYIELHARGHAHSVEVWDNGELVGGLYGLAMGQLFFGESMFSRADNASKFGFATLVKQLQAWGFVLIDCQMPTDHLQSLGARSIARNQFAEYLRNHLDQPATAQWVL, from the coding sequence ATGCTGACCTGGTTAAAACGCGACACCCTCACCTTCCCGCCCTTGAACAAGGCCATGCGCGAGCCCAATGGACTGTTGGCGGCAGGCGGCGACCTGTCGGCCGACCGGTTGATCCAGGCCTATCGCCACGGCTGCTTCCCGTGGTTTTCCGAAGGCCAGCCGATCCTCTGGTGGTCACCGGACCCGCGTACCGTGCTGTTCCCCGAAGAACTTCACGTTTCGCGCAGCCTGGGCAAGCTATTGCGCCAACAGCGCTATGACGTGAGCTTTGACCGCGACTTCGCGACCGTCATACGAGCGTGCGCAGCGCCCCGCGCCCATGCGGATGGCACATGGATCACCGATGACATGCAAGCGGCCTACATCGAGCTTCATGCACGGGGCCACGCCCATTCGGTTGAAGTATGGGACAACGGCGAACTGGTGGGCGGCCTGTATGGCCTGGCAATGGGCCAGCTGTTTTTCGGTGAATCCATGTTCAGCCGCGCCGATAACGCCTCGAAATTCGGGTTTGCGACGCTGGTCAAGCAACTCCAGGCCTGGGGATTCGTCCTGATTGACTGCCAAATGCCCACCGACCACCTGCAAAGCCTGGGCGCCCGCTCTATTGCCCGCAACCAGTTCGCCGAGTATCTGCGCAATCATCTGGATCAGCCTGCAACTGCTCAATGGGTTTTGTAG
- the infA gene encoding translation initiation factor IF-1: MSKEDSFEMEGTVVDTLPNTMFRVELENGHVVTAHISGKMRKNYIRILTGDKVRVELTPYDLSKGRITYRAR, translated from the coding sequence ATGTCGAAAGAAGACAGCTTCGAAATGGAAGGCACTGTCGTCGACACCCTGCCCAACACCATGTTTCGCGTGGAGTTGGAAAATGGGCACGTCGTAACCGCGCATATTTCCGGCAAGATGCGCAAGAACTACATTCGTATTCTTACCGGTGACAAAGTGCGCGTCGAGCTGACGCCCTATGACTTGAGCAAAGGGCGTATTACTTACCGCGCTCGCTAA
- a CDS encoding arginyltransferase has product MTELARLKFYATQPHVCSYLPDEQATTLFLDPSQPMDVQVYADLSEMGFRRSGDHLYRPHCLKCDACTPARIPVALFTPNRQQKRIFKRNADLQVQAKKPGFSEEHFDLYKRYIEQRHADGDMFPPSRDQFSTFLVRDLPFSTFYEFRLGPRLLAVAVTDVLPNGLSAVYTFYEPTEERRSLGRYGILWQIAETRRLGLDALYLGYWIKNCKKMNYKTEYRPIELLINQRWSTLN; this is encoded by the coding sequence ATGACCGAGCTGGCGCGCTTGAAGTTTTATGCCACTCAACCTCACGTTTGCAGCTACCTGCCCGACGAACAGGCCACCACGCTGTTCCTCGATCCCAGCCAGCCGATGGATGTGCAGGTCTACGCCGACTTGTCCGAAATGGGCTTTCGGCGCAGTGGCGACCATCTTTATCGGCCGCATTGCCTGAAGTGCGACGCCTGCACGCCTGCGCGCATTCCTGTGGCGCTATTTACCCCCAATCGTCAGCAAAAACGTATTTTCAAGCGCAATGCCGACTTACAGGTACAAGCCAAAAAACCCGGCTTCAGCGAAGAGCATTTTGACCTTTACAAACGCTATATCGAGCAGCGGCATGCCGATGGCGACATGTTTCCACCGAGCCGCGATCAATTTTCGACCTTCCTGGTACGCGACCTGCCGTTCTCGACCTTTTACGAGTTCCGCCTTGGCCCACGCTTGCTCGCCGTCGCTGTCACCGATGTGCTACCCAACGGTTTATCGGCGGTCTACACCTTTTACGAACCCACCGAAGAACGCCGCAGTCTGGGTCGCTACGGGATTCTCTGGCAAATCGCCGAAACCCGGCGACTGGGGCTGGACGCGCTCTATCTGGGGTACTGGATCAAAAACTGCAAAAAGATGAATTACAAGACCGAATATCGGCCCATTGAGCTGCTCATCAATCAGAGATGGAGCACTCTTAACTGA
- the mgtA gene encoding magnesium-translocating P-type ATPase, whose product MSAVKNTKVRDKNSASDNSKLSMRAAREAQNGLSATLANVRTTTTGLTEQDAAERLKDDGYNEVAHDKPPHAFVQFMLALHNPFIYVLLTLGVISFFTDYWLPERDGEEGDLTKVIIIGLMVGLSSLLRFWQEHRSAKSAEALKAMVRTTATVVRRDKTSGKTSVHEVPMRELVAGDIVWLSAGDMIPADVRLIESRDLFISQAVLTGEALPVEKYDTLGDVAQKSASSTAADQSNLLDLPNICFMGTNVVSGTARAVVVATGPRTYFGSLAKAIVGSRTQTAFDRGVNSVSWLLIRFMLVMVPIVFFLNGFSKGDWGDAFLFALAVAVGLTPEMLPMIVSANLAKGANAMAKRKVVVKRLNAIQNLGSMDVLCTDKTGTLTQDHIILEHHVDSTGKRDESVLALAWLNSHHQSGIRNLMDQAVVQFSRQDPQFNEPLNYSKVDELPFDFVRRRLSIIVKDTRGDHLMVCKGAVEEMLGIATHVMEGDTVVSLDAARREQLLALATEYNEDGFRVLLVATREIPKAHSHKQYNTADERDLVIRGFLTFLDPPKETAGPAIAALQDIGVAVKVLTGDNAVVTSKICRQVGLEPGTPLLGPQIETMDDTALQLEVEQRTVFAKLTPLQKSRVLKALQANGHTVGFLGDGINDAPALRDADVGISVDSGTDIAKESADIILLEKSLMVLEEGVLKGRETFGNIMKYLNMTASSNFGNVFSVLVASAFIPFLPMLSIHLLLQNLMYDISQLALPWDKMDKEYLQKPRKWDAKNIGRFMIWIGPTSSIFDITTFALMWYVFSANSVEMQTLFQSGWFIEGLLSQTLVVHMLRTRKIPFFQSTAAWPVTMMTIIVIVLGIYVPFSPLGTMVGLEPLPLSYFPWLVATLFSYCCVAQLMKTLYIRRFKQWY is encoded by the coding sequence ATGAGCGCCGTAAAAAACACTAAAGTTCGAGACAAGAACAGCGCCAGCGACAACAGCAAACTGTCCATGCGTGCCGCACGGGAAGCACAAAACGGCCTCAGCGCCACCCTGGCCAATGTGCGCACAACAACCACCGGCCTGACCGAACAGGACGCCGCAGAACGCCTGAAGGACGACGGCTACAACGAGGTGGCCCATGACAAGCCGCCTCACGCCTTCGTTCAGTTCATGCTGGCCCTGCATAACCCATTCATTTATGTACTTCTGACCCTGGGCGTTATCAGCTTTTTCACCGACTATTGGCTGCCGGAGCGCGATGGCGAAGAAGGCGACCTGACCAAAGTCATCATCATTGGCTTGATGGTCGGCCTCAGCAGCTTGCTGCGCTTCTGGCAAGAACACCGCTCTGCGAAGTCTGCCGAGGCACTCAAGGCCATGGTCCGCACCACCGCTACCGTTGTTCGGCGAGACAAGACCAGCGGAAAAACCTCGGTGCACGAAGTGCCGATGCGCGAACTAGTCGCCGGCGATATCGTCTGGCTATCCGCTGGCGACATGATTCCGGCAGACGTTCGCCTGATCGAATCCCGGGACCTGTTTATCAGCCAGGCCGTGCTCACTGGCGAAGCCTTGCCCGTAGAGAAATACGACACCCTGGGAGATGTTGCACAAAAGTCCGCCTCCAGTACCGCCGCAGACCAGAGCAACCTGCTGGACCTGCCCAACATCTGCTTCATGGGCACCAACGTGGTCAGCGGCACGGCCCGGGCCGTGGTGGTGGCCACCGGTCCGCGCACCTACTTCGGCTCGCTGGCCAAGGCCATCGTCGGCTCTCGCACGCAAACCGCGTTCGACCGCGGGGTCAACAGCGTCAGCTGGCTGCTGATCCGCTTCATGCTGGTCATGGTGCCCATCGTGTTTTTCCTCAATGGGTTCTCAAAGGGCGATTGGGGCGATGCCTTCCTGTTTGCCCTGGCGGTGGCCGTAGGCCTGACCCCTGAAATGCTGCCCATGATTGTCAGCGCTAACCTGGCCAAGGGCGCTAACGCCATGGCCAAGCGCAAAGTCGTGGTCAAGCGCCTGAATGCGATTCAGAACTTGGGCTCGATGGATGTGCTGTGCACCGACAAGACCGGCACGCTGACCCAGGACCACATCATCCTTGAGCACCATGTCGATTCCACCGGCAAACGCGACGAGTCGGTGCTGGCCCTAGCCTGGCTCAACAGCCATCACCAGAGCGGCATACGCAACCTGATGGATCAGGCAGTGGTGCAGTTTTCCCGGCAGGACCCACAGTTCAACGAACCTCTCAACTACAGCAAGGTGGATGAGCTGCCCTTTGACTTCGTGCGTCGGCGTCTGTCGATCATCGTCAAGGACACCCGTGGCGACCACCTGATGGTGTGCAAGGGCGCCGTGGAAGAGATGCTGGGCATTGCCACCCATGTGATGGAAGGCGATACCGTCGTCTCGCTGGACGCTGCTCGCCGCGAACAATTGCTGGCCCTGGCCACCGAGTACAACGAGGATGGTTTCCGCGTGTTACTGGTCGCCACCCGCGAAATCCCGAAAGCCCATTCGCACAAGCAATACAACACCGCGGATGAGCGCGATCTGGTAATACGTGGTTTTCTGACCTTCCTTGATCCTCCAAAGGAAACCGCTGGCCCGGCGATTGCCGCCCTTCAAGATATCGGCGTAGCGGTCAAGGTACTGACCGGTGACAACGCCGTGGTCACCAGCAAGATTTGCCGTCAGGTGGGCTTGGAGCCTGGTACCCCGCTGCTGGGCCCGCAGATCGAGACAATGGACGACACCGCGCTCCAACTGGAGGTCGAACAGCGCACGGTGTTCGCCAAGCTCACCCCGCTGCAGAAATCCCGTGTGCTTAAAGCGTTGCAAGCCAATGGCCACACCGTTGGGTTCCTCGGCGATGGCATCAACGACGCCCCTGCCCTGCGCGATGCCGACGTAGGCATTTCGGTGGACAGCGGAACGGATATCGCCAAAGAGTCGGCTGACATCATCCTCCTGGAAAAGAGCCTGATGGTGCTGGAAGAAGGTGTGCTAAAGGGTCGCGAGACCTTCGGTAACATCATGAAATACCTGAACATGACTGCCAGCTCCAACTTCGGCAACGTGTTCTCAGTACTGGTGGCTAGCGCCTTTATCCCCTTTTTGCCGATGCTGTCGATTCACCTGCTGCTGCAAAACCTGATGTACGACATCTCCCAGCTGGCGTTGCCCTGGGACAAGATGGATAAGGAATACCTGCAAAAACCGCGCAAGTGGGACGCCAAGAATATCGGGCGCTTCATGATCTGGATCGGGCCAACGTCGTCGATCTTCGACATCACAACGTTCGCCCTGATGTGGTACGTGTTCTCGGCCAACAGCGTGGAAATGCAGACCCTGTTCCAGTCCGGCTGGTTTATCGAAGGACTGCTGTCGCAAACCCTGGTGGTCCACATGCTGCGTACCCGCAAGATCCCGTTCTTCCAGAGCACGGCTGCATGGCCCGTCACCATGATGACCATCATTGTGATTGTGCTGGGGATCTACGTACCGTTCTCGCCGCTGGGCACCATGGTCGGCCTGGAGCCGCTGCCGCTGTCGTACTTCCCTTGGCTGGTTGCCACCCTGTTCAGCTATTGCTGCGTCGCACAGCTTATGAAAACCCTCTACATCCGTCGTTTCAAGCAGTGGTACTGA
- a CDS encoding DNA translocase FtsK, with protein MNSWARHRRRKRRVLKKSTAAPKAVPLWRQQLHYRLKEGALIAIGALCLFLMMALLTYGKDDPGWSHNSRVVDVQNFGGPAGSYSADILFMVLGYFAYIFPLLLAVKAYQIFRERHQPWQWSGWLFSWRLVGLLFLVLSGAALAHLHFHSAAGLPAGAGGALGESLGDLAKNALNVQGSTLLLIALFLFGLTVFTDLSWFKVMDVTGKITLDLFELIQGAANRWWADRNERKQLVAQLREADSRVNEVVAPSVSDKREQAKAKERLIEREQALTKHMSEREKHVPAVIAPAPAKAPEPSKRVQKEKQAPLFVDSAVEGTLPPISILDPAEKKQLNYSPESLAAVGHLLEIKLKEFGVEVSVDSIHPGPVITRYEIQPAAGVKVSRIANLAKDLARSLAVTSVRVVEVIPGKTTVGIEIPNEDRQIVRFSEVLSTPEFDDAKSPVTLALGHDIGGKPVITDLAKMPHLLVAGTTGSGKSVGVNAMILSILFKSGPEDAKLIMIDPKMLELSIYEGIPHLLCPVVTDMKDAANALRWSVAEMERRYKLMAKMGVRNLAGFNQKIKEAEAAGEPLTDPLYKRESIHDEAPLLTKLPTIVVVVDEFADMMMIVGKKVEELIARIAQKARAAGIHLILATQRPSVDVITGLIKANIPTRMAFQVSSKIDSRTIIDQGGAEQLLGHGDMLYMPPGTSLPIRVHGAFVSDEEVHRVVEAWKLRGSPDYNDDILAGVEEPGSGFDGGSSEGGDDAETDALYDEAVQFVLESRRASISAVQRKLKIGYNRAARMIESMEMAGVVTSMNTNGSREVLAPAPVRD; from the coding sequence ATCAATAGTTGGGCGCGCCACAGGCGCAGGAAAAGACGCGTTTTGAAGAAATCCACAGCAGCACCCAAAGCAGTTCCTCTCTGGCGTCAGCAATTGCACTACCGGCTCAAGGAAGGTGCATTGATCGCTATTGGGGCCTTATGTCTGTTTTTGATGATGGCCCTGCTGACCTACGGCAAGGACGATCCCGGCTGGAGTCATAACAGCCGCGTAGTGGATGTACAGAACTTCGGCGGGCCGGCAGGCTCCTACAGCGCTGACATCCTGTTCATGGTGCTGGGTTATTTCGCCTACATCTTCCCGTTGTTGCTGGCGGTCAAGGCTTACCAGATTTTTCGTGAGCGGCATCAGCCGTGGCAGTGGAGCGGCTGGCTGTTCTCGTGGCGCCTGGTCGGGCTGCTGTTTCTGGTGCTCTCGGGCGCGGCCCTGGCTCATCTGCACTTCCACTCGGCGGCGGGCCTGCCCGCAGGTGCCGGGGGGGCCTTGGGCGAGAGCCTGGGAGATCTGGCCAAGAACGCGTTGAACGTCCAGGGCAGCACTTTGCTGCTGATTGCATTGTTCCTGTTTGGCCTGACGGTATTTACTGACCTGTCATGGTTCAAGGTGATGGACGTGACCGGCAAGATCACCCTGGACCTGTTTGAGCTGATCCAGGGGGCTGCCAATCGCTGGTGGGCGGACCGTAACGAGCGCAAGCAACTGGTGGCTCAATTGCGTGAAGCCGACAGCCGGGTCAATGAAGTGGTTGCGCCGAGCGTCTCCGACAAGCGTGAGCAAGCCAAGGCCAAGGAACGCTTGATCGAACGCGAGCAGGCGCTGACCAAACATATGTCCGAGCGCGAAAAACACGTGCCGGCTGTGATTGCGCCCGCACCTGCCAAAGCCCCCGAGCCAAGCAAGCGTGTGCAGAAAGAAAAGCAGGCCCCGTTGTTCGTCGACAGCGCGGTGGAAGGTACGCTGCCCCCAATCTCGATTCTTGACCCGGCCGAGAAGAAACAGCTCAACTATTCCCCTGAATCCCTGGCGGCCGTTGGCCACCTGCTTGAAATCAAGCTCAAGGAGTTTGGGGTCGAGGTGTCGGTCGATTCGATTCACCCGGGGCCGGTGATCACCCGTTACGAGATTCAACCTGCAGCCGGGGTCAAGGTCAGCCGTATTGCCAACTTGGCCAAAGACCTTGCCCGTTCGCTGGCCGTGACCAGTGTGCGGGTGGTTGAAGTGATTCCGGGCAAGACCACGGTGGGGATCGAGATCCCTAACGAGGACCGTCAGATCGTACGGTTCTCCGAAGTCTTGTCGACCCCGGAGTTTGATGATGCCAAGTCCCCTGTGACCCTGGCGTTGGGGCATGACATCGGTGGCAAGCCGGTGATTACCGATCTGGCGAAAATGCCGCACTTGCTGGTGGCCGGTACAACCGGTTCCGGTAAGTCGGTGGGTGTGAACGCCATGATCCTGTCGATCCTGTTCAAGTCGGGCCCGGAAGACGCCAAGCTGATCATGATCGACCCGAAAATGCTTGAGCTGTCGATCTACGAAGGCATTCCGCACCTGCTGTGCCCGGTGGTAACGGACATGAAAGACGCCGCGAACGCCTTGCGCTGGAGCGTGGCCGAGATGGAGCGTCGCTACAAGTTGATGGCCAAGATGGGCGTGCGTAACCTCGCCGGCTTCAACCAGAAGATCAAAGAGGCTGAAGCGGCAGGCGAGCCGTTGACCGATCCGTTGTACAAGCGAGAAAGCATTCACGACGAAGCGCCGCTGTTGACCAAGTTGCCGACCATCGTGGTGGTGGTCGACGAATTTGCCGACATGATGATGATCGTTGGCAAGAAGGTTGAAGAGCTGATCGCCCGTATTGCCCAGAAAGCCCGTGCCGCAGGCATTCACTTGATCCTGGCCACCCAGCGTCCGTCGGTGGATGTCATCACCGGCCTGATCAAGGCCAACATCCCGACCCGTATGGCGTTTCAGGTTTCGAGCAAGATCGACTCGCGCACCATCATCGACCAGGGTGGCGCGGAGCAACTGCTGGGGCATGGTGACATGCTCTACATGCCGCCAGGTACCAGCTTGCCGATTCGTGTTCACGGCGCGTTCGTTTCCGATGAAGAAGTTCACCGCGTCGTTGAAGCCTGGAAGTTGCGCGGCAGCCCGGATTACAACGATGACATCCTGGCTGGCGTCGAAGAACCTGGCAGCGGGTTTGACGGTGGCAGCAGCGAAGGCGGCGATGACGCTGAAACCGATGCGCTCTATGACGAGGCCGTGCAGTTCGTCCTTGAGAGCCGCCGTGCTTCAATTTCTGCCGTACAGCGCAAACTGAAAATCGGCTACAACCGTGCGGCCCGTATGATCGAGTCCATGGAAATGGCCGGGGTTGTGACCTCGATGAACACCAATGGCT